The Electrophorus electricus isolate fEleEle1 chromosome 15, fEleEle1.pri, whole genome shotgun sequence genome segment ATTTCTGCCAAGTTTGGTGTAGCTGTCCCTTCCATTTATTTGAGAATAATCATGCTTACACAATAAACTATGATTTAACTTTGTTTAATAATTTCCATCATTGACTGGGAAAGCACATTGTGTAAATGGTAATGTTATTTTGCTGatgaaaaatattcatgaattttaaacattttgaagagTTCAGCGTTACTTAGGTCTTATTTTTGACTGACTAAGCAGAACTAGAAGAAGGCTGTCCAAACCACACATAGCATGATGTCTTAATACAAGGAAAAACTTTTCATCTCTAAGACCATATATTAATGGACTAAGACAATGTGgtgcaataataaacacaataaaattagaatatcttacatttacaaacaacattATATCAACCTTCCAAAATATCATTTCTATATATGggtttaaaaactgcattaaacaCAGAAGTAGCTGGACAGCATGCAGGATCACAGTCCTGAGACCCTTTTTGGTCAGTTTCTTATTCTCTGAGGAGGCTGCTCTGGCTGCAATCATTATCTTAATGTAGGTAAAGGCAATGATAATGATCATGAAGAGAAAAAGGACCTGGAACATGCTAGAACGTGCTTCGGCCTGCCAGTCTTTTCCTAACATTAGTTCCACACTACATACTGTATAGGACAACAGAGCACCTGAAGGGATAACAGCCAAATAGGCTATTAAGGTGAACAATGGAATCATGGAACTGATACTCCATATTATCAGGAGTCCTCGGAATCTGGTCCTGCTGGTGGAGATGTCAGCATGTCTTAAAGGCATGCATATAGCAACATAGCGCTCCAGACACATTGCCACAAGAGTCAGCGGAGTACACACAGTCAGAACAGTTACAACTGTACATATGATTAAACAAGGAATCGTGTGAATGACGTACTGGTAATAACCCCAAATCAAGAGCACATCAGATAACACCATGAAAGCAGAGTCAACCAACAAAGtttgtgcaaataaaatgtagcgAGTCTCTTCCCTGAACATCTCCTTTTTCAGAAAAGTGTAAATCATCAAACAGTTCACATAGAGGAAAATGCCCACCAGAATCTGCACAAATATCACTTTTGTATAAAGGGTGGAAAAATTAACCACTGTTTTATTGCTCAAGCTGTGGTTAATGTCCAAGTTCtgcatttcagtaaatgtgtaaaaatgtgttatatagTATGATTATAATATAGATCTGTATAATATAAATCTATGTATAATAGATAAAAAATATATCTGGCAAAtcaacaacacaaaataaataatatgatcAGTTCATGCaaagattttgaaaaattgATTAACAGATGATGGCTTAAGCTGCCGTTAACTGAAGTATGCATGTCTGGAAATTAATTAGATAAAGTACAGTCATAAGATAGATATTGTGCAGTTATAAGATACATATAGTGCAGTCATAAGCTTGAGTGCAGTTATAAGATACATATAGTGCAGTCATAGTACaatgaatgagaaaaagacAAGCCTTATACTGTTTCCAAAAAACGGGTGGAGCGTATGGTTCAAATGTGGAGCCTTTCCTTCAGAAATAGCATAGCAGCCGTGCTGGTGCTCATAGCATTAATATCCAATGAGATTTTCTTTAAACAGTGAAAGCTAGTTTACTTTCTATGAAATATTGTAACTCTTTTCAGAAAATGATTCCTCGCTTTCACCACAAATGAAGAGTATCAGTCCTTAGtgggttttatttttcagttttaaaacatttaatcttttCATGTGGTATGGTTAAAGCTCCAGTTACCATGGTGTAAGATTTTTAAACAGACTATGCACTAATCCCTAAAGATTTCCCAACTCAGTGTTGTAATGCATGGAGTCCCATTTAACTCATACTCCATTGCTTGCACTCAAAAACTATGGATGTGCACAAGGGACATCCTCTACATCTGATCTGAACAAACTCTGATTTTCGACATACACAATGAATGAGGGTAACATGATGTtcacaaatgagaaacaaactTCTAGTTTCT includes the following:
- the LOC118242507 gene encoding odorant receptor 131-2-like, which gives rise to MQNLDINHSLSNKTVVNFSTLYTKVIFVQILVGIFLYVNCLMIYTFLKKEMFREETRYILFAQTLLVDSAFMVLSDVLLIWGYYQYVIHTIPCLIICTVVTVLTVCTPLTLVAMCLERYVAICMPLRHADISTSRTRFRGLLIIWSISSMIPLFTLIAYLAVIPSGALLSYTVCSVELMLGKDWQAEARSSMFQVLFLFMIIIIAFTYIKIMIAARAASSENKKLTKKGLRTVILHAVQLLLCLMQFLNPYIEMIFWKVDIMLFVNVRYSNFIVFIIAPHCLSPLIYGLRDEKFFLVLRHHAMCGLDSLLLVLLSQSKIRPK